Genomic segment of Acidobacteriota bacterium:
CCATCGCCACCCACGTCCGTAGTTTCCTGCGCTCGCATGAAGATGGCTTCCAGCCCACGCAGATGCTGGGTGCGGCGGATACCGCGCTCTCCGGCTCGCTCTCACACCTCGATCTGCCGGGCGTGGTGCAGATGTTGACGCACTCGCGCCAGACCGGCGCGCTGCACGTGAACGCGGGCATGCTCGACGGCATCATCTTCTTCGATGGTGGTGACGTCTCGCACGCCGAGGCCGGCGACATGATCGGCGACGATGCCGTGATCCACATCGTCAAGAACTGCAACAACAGTGACGTGGGCGTCTACAAATTCGTACCCGGTGCGACCGCCGCCACCCGCACCGTGCTGCGAGGGGCCACCGAGCTCATGCTCGACGCGCTGCGTGAAGTGGACGAAGGCGAGCACGACGACGTCGCTGAAGGAGATCCGCAATGAGCGAACCGGCGCAGGGCGCCACCCCCACGATTTATTTCATCGATGACTCTGCCACCATGCGCGAGGTCATCAAGATCGCCTTCCGCCGCGAGAACATCAACGTGGTGGCGTGCAACGACGCCGCCTCGGCGCTCGCGATGATCGAGCAGGAACGCCCCGCCATCGTCATCACCGACGTCATCATGCCCGATAAAGATGGCTACGAGGTCTGCCAATACATC
This window contains:
- a CDS encoding DUF4388 domain-containing protein, with translation MSATGAAPGLPRILVIDANVFFAKRLADALKKEGFEVTHSTQSAFALTSLEWDTPIAILCATNLREMSAYDLPKLLHADIKTAHIPILAMGDGGDQALMEAFRAGCDDYIDRRVGPDSIATHVRSFLRSHEDGFQPTQMLGAADTALSGSLSHLDLPGVVQMLTHSRQTGALHVNAGMLDGIIFFDGGDVSHAEAGDMIGDDAVIHIVKNCNNSDVGVYKFVPGATAATRTVLRGATELMLDALREVDEGEHDDVAEGDPQ